The Geomonas ferrireducens genome includes a window with the following:
- a CDS encoding response regulator, whose translation MAHKVLLVDDVSMFLELEKDFLSLSAVDISTARNGEDALRICRQEHPDLVVIDLHMPIMNGAECCRAIKKDPHLSSPVILIASEGKEADRQLCLEAGCDDVLTKPLDRMIFLEAARNLLPAVDRRDRRGSCRINVKFRAFNLTLSGYCINLSQNGLYLAADVDLELDTMLELIFVLPEPVGTIVQAKGRVAWLNTTKARKKSTIDEGFGIQFVDISEIDRQRIDNYVSTLPPTARA comes from the coding sequence GTGGCGCACAAGGTCCTGCTGGTCGACGATGTAAGCATGTTCCTGGAACTCGAGAAGGACTTCCTTTCCCTCTCGGCAGTCGACATCTCCACAGCCAGAAACGGCGAGGACGCCCTGCGCATCTGCCGTCAGGAACATCCGGACCTGGTGGTCATCGACCTGCACATGCCTATCATGAACGGCGCCGAGTGCTGCCGCGCCATAAAAAAAGACCCCCATCTCTCCAGTCCGGTGATTCTCATCGCCTCTGAAGGGAAGGAGGCCGATCGTCAGCTCTGCCTCGAGGCAGGTTGCGACGATGTGCTCACCAAACCGCTGGATCGCATGATTTTCCTTGAGGCGGCCCGCAACCTGCTACCTGCCGTGGACCGCCGCGACAGGAGGGGGAGCTGCCGCATCAACGTCAAGTTCCGCGCCTTCAACCTCACCCTCTCCGGCTACTGCATCAACCTGAGCCAAAACGGCCTATACCTCGCAGCCGACGTGGACCTAGAGCTCGACACCATGCTGGAGCTGATCTTCGTTCTTCCCGAGCCGGTGGGGACCATCGTCCAGGCCAAGGGACGCGTCGCCTGGCTCAACACCACGAAAGCCCGCAAGAAATCCACTATCGACGAGGGGTTCGGCATCCAGTTCGTCGACATCTCCGAAATCGACCGGCAGCGGATCGACAACTACGTCAGCACGCTGCCGCCTACCGCACGAGCTTAG
- a CDS encoding hydrolase, with protein sequence MTLMERFFLEKESAQLVVVDVQDKLCRAMDEKVLGKLTGNISILLDAAAELGIPALATEQYVKGLGETVPSLKEKLCTPSLEKMTFSCCGGEGFLETLEKNGRRQIILTGMETHVCVLQTALELLSRGYVVHLVVDAVMSRKKQNWETALQTMTQAGAVMTSTESVLFQLLRVAGTEEFKKLSKLVR encoded by the coding sequence GTGACCCTGATGGAGAGATTCTTTCTGGAGAAAGAGAGCGCACAACTCGTAGTCGTGGACGTACAGGACAAGCTCTGCCGCGCCATGGACGAGAAGGTGCTTGGGAAACTGACGGGCAACATCTCGATCCTGCTCGATGCGGCGGCCGAACTGGGGATTCCTGCCCTTGCCACAGAGCAGTACGTGAAGGGGCTGGGGGAGACCGTTCCCTCACTGAAGGAGAAGCTCTGCACCCCGAGCCTGGAGAAGATGACCTTTTCCTGCTGCGGCGGGGAGGGGTTTCTTGAGACGCTGGAGAAAAACGGCAGGCGCCAGATCATCCTGACCGGGATGGAGACGCACGTTTGCGTGCTGCAGACAGCGCTCGAGCTTTTGTCGCGCGGCTACGTGGTGCACCTCGTCGTGGACGCGGTGATGAGCCGCAAAAAGCAGAACTGGGAGACCGCGCTGCAGACCATGACCCAGGCCGGTGCGGTGATGACCTCGACGGAATCGGTCCTCTTCCAGCTTTTGCGGGTGGCGGGCACCGAGGAGTTCAAGAAGCTTTCTAAGCTCGTGCGGTAG
- a CDS encoding sigma-54-dependent transcriptional regulator, with translation MSINNILVADDEESMRWVLSKALKKKGFNVELAKDGNEALKLIKDNNYDLALIDIKMPGVTGLELLDRVKEERADLMVVIMTAEASMKNAVEAMKRGAYDYLTKPFDLSVVDAVVEKVSRAREMTSQVSLLKEELADRYQLEKTIIGNSPAMREVYKTIGKVAPSDVTVLVQGESGTGKELIARAIHYNSKRLGKPFVPLNCAAIPKELLESELFGFEKGAFTGATERKLGKFEQANGGTIFLDEIGDMPIDLQAKILRVLQEREITRTGGNQSIPVDVRVVAATNQDLEESVRNKQFREDLYYRLNVIPIQLVPLRDRKEDIPLLVQYFLNKICAELEAPLKRCSADAVKLLTGYNWPGNIRELENTIKRAVILSPDPLLVASDFPGLRSRPSEGKGEELSLEGIVDLKLRTCFTNMEKMESGDVHAMVLEQVERPLIRFVLEKTRGNQVKAADILGINRNTLRKKITELGIELRKD, from the coding sequence ATGTCCATTAATAACATCCTCGTGGCTGATGACGAAGAGAGCATGCGCTGGGTCCTTTCCAAGGCCCTGAAAAAGAAAGGCTTCAACGTCGAGCTCGCAAAAGACGGCAACGAGGCGCTCAAGCTCATCAAGGACAACAACTACGACCTGGCGCTCATCGACATCAAGATGCCGGGCGTGACCGGCCTCGAGCTTTTGGACCGGGTCAAGGAGGAGCGCGCCGACCTCATGGTGGTCATCATGACCGCGGAAGCGAGCATGAAAAACGCCGTCGAGGCGATGAAGCGCGGCGCCTATGACTACCTAACCAAGCCCTTCGACCTGAGCGTCGTCGACGCGGTGGTGGAGAAGGTGAGCCGGGCCCGCGAGATGACCTCCCAGGTCTCCCTCCTGAAGGAAGAGCTCGCGGACCGCTACCAGCTCGAGAAGACCATCATTGGCAACTCCCCCGCCATGCGCGAGGTGTACAAGACCATCGGCAAGGTGGCCCCCTCCGACGTCACCGTGCTGGTGCAGGGTGAATCGGGGACCGGCAAGGAGCTCATCGCCCGCGCCATCCACTACAACTCTAAGCGGCTGGGCAAGCCGTTCGTGCCGCTCAACTGCGCCGCGATCCCGAAGGAGCTTTTGGAGAGCGAGCTCTTCGGTTTCGAGAAAGGGGCCTTCACCGGCGCGACCGAGCGCAAACTAGGCAAGTTCGAACAGGCCAACGGCGGGACCATCTTCCTCGACGAGATCGGGGACATGCCCATCGACCTGCAGGCGAAGATCCTCAGGGTGTTGCAGGAGCGCGAGATCACCAGGACCGGCGGCAACCAGAGCATCCCGGTAGACGTGCGCGTCGTGGCGGCGACCAACCAGGATCTGGAGGAGAGCGTCCGGAACAAGCAGTTCCGCGAAGACCTCTACTACCGCCTCAACGTGATCCCGATCCAACTCGTGCCGCTGCGCGACCGTAAGGAGGACATCCCGCTCCTCGTGCAGTACTTCCTGAACAAGATCTGCGCCGAGCTGGAGGCGCCGCTCAAGCGCTGTTCCGCCGACGCCGTGAAGCTTCTCACCGGCTACAACTGGCCCGGCAACATCCGCGAGCTGGAAAACACCATCAAGAGGGCCGTGATCCTGTCGCCGGACCCGCTGCTGGTCGCCTCCGATTTCCCGGGGCTCAGGAGCCGTCCGAGCGAAGGGAAGGGGGAAGAGCTGTCCCTTGAGGGGATCGTCGATCTGAAGCTGCGCACCTGCTTTACCAACATGGAGAAGATGGAGAGCGGCGACGTGCACGCCATGGTGCTGGAGCAGGTGGAGCGCCCGCTGATCCGTTTCGTGCTGGAGAAGACACGCGGCAACCAGGTGAAGGCCGCCGATATCCTCGGCATCAACCGCAACACCCTGAGAAAGAAGATCACTGAGCTCGGTATCGAACTGCGCAAGGATTAG
- the ybaK gene encoding Cys-tRNA(Pro) deacylase, which produces MAKVKSPVTAAIRVLRQAGVSFGEHPYQYEEKGGTAVSARELGVEEHCVIKTLIMEDESKAPLVVLMHGDRQVSTKELARAIGAKSVAPCTPDTANRHSGYMVGGTSPFGTRKQMPVYVEETILELPLIYINGGHRGFLVSMPPAELVRVLKPVIVKVGI; this is translated from the coding sequence ATGGCCAAGGTGAAGTCGCCGGTGACCGCCGCCATCAGGGTTTTGCGACAGGCTGGAGTGTCATTCGGCGAGCACCCGTATCAATACGAGGAGAAGGGGGGCACCGCCGTCTCGGCGCGTGAGCTGGGCGTTGAGGAACACTGCGTCATTAAGACCCTCATCATGGAAGACGAGAGCAAGGCCCCGCTGGTGGTGCTGATGCACGGCGACCGCCAGGTCTCGACCAAGGAGCTGGCGCGCGCCATCGGCGCCAAGAGTGTCGCTCCGTGCACCCCCGACACCGCCAATCGCCATTCCGGGTACATGGTAGGGGGGACCTCCCCCTTCGGAACCAGAAAGCAGATGCCGGTCTACGTCGAAGAGACGATCCTCGAGCTGCCGCTTATCTATATAAACGGTGGACACCGCGGTTTCCTGGTCTCCATGCCTCCCGCTGAGCTGGTGCGGGTACTGAAACCGGTAATCGTAAAGGTGGGGATCTAG
- a CDS encoding YkgJ family cysteine cluster protein, with protein sequence MSGLANYRALVARVDELCDRTFSALGDHIACRAGCDACCRHLSIFAVEAAALREALRELPPEKAALIRSKAAHSDESSPCPLLHDGLCLLYHARPIICRTHGLPLLLEREGERSVDFCPENFQGLPSIPGSAVIDLERLNTMLATVNALFLQEHPGPERLTLAEALTIPD encoded by the coding sequence ATGTCCGGACTTGCGAACTACCGTGCCCTGGTCGCGCGCGTGGACGAGTTGTGCGACCGCACCTTCTCCGCCCTTGGCGACCACATCGCCTGTCGTGCCGGATGCGACGCCTGCTGCCGCCATCTCTCCATCTTCGCCGTCGAGGCCGCAGCACTCAGAGAGGCGCTCCGTGAACTTCCCCCGGAGAAAGCCGCGCTGATCCGCTCGAAGGCAGCGCACTCGGACGAGAGCTCCCCCTGCCCGCTACTCCACGACGGTCTCTGCCTTCTCTATCATGCACGCCCGATCATCTGCCGCACCCACGGTCTGCCGCTTCTGCTCGAACGCGAAGGCGAGAGGTCGGTCGACTTCTGTCCAGAAAACTTCCAGGGGCTTCCCAGCATCCCGGGGAGTGCGGTCATCGACCTGGAACGGCTGAACACCATGCTCGCCACGGTCAACGCTCTATTTTTACAGGAACATCCGGGCCCGGAACGGCTCACCCTTGCCGAAGCGCTGACTATCCCCGATTGA
- a CDS encoding enoyl ACP reductase FabMG family protein, whose product MSRYHAMTEVPATAGFKEGDVLFLCGELFGRGYANGIVDEAKAKGMTIIGATVGRRDADNTLRALNAEELATAEENLGGKIINIPLEAGFDMEPGKDGVAPVDRFKGVKPDDFASVKLDPSEIAYSKQKGTERFCKNLAAVVADLEKMLPAGCNLLVVHTMAGGIPRARVFMPILNKLFKGQGDRFLSSESFWNSDMGKLCDASFNEVTADTFRYLIDATAGLREKFPVTYAAYGYHGTAVLIDGVSTWQSYTPYLQGWAKIRLEDIAIEAWEKGVKATVYNCPEILTNSSALFLGVENSLYPLMGALRKEGVDSVVAECQSLLCEGTTVDQLLEIANTYLTSELVTSTRDFDSWPQHNSPAQQEYMLNTSAELIGMNADPKEIVCAVLSRAVFTGVGALMFNSSWEPKAPVFWLNHDMIAKVLAKK is encoded by the coding sequence ATGAGCAGATACCATGCAATGACCGAGGTACCGGCAACGGCCGGATTCAAGGAAGGGGACGTACTGTTTCTTTGCGGCGAACTGTTCGGTCGCGGCTACGCAAACGGCATCGTGGACGAGGCAAAGGCCAAGGGGATGACCATCATCGGCGCCACCGTGGGGCGGCGCGACGCGGACAACACGCTGCGCGCGCTCAACGCGGAGGAACTGGCGACGGCCGAGGAAAACCTCGGCGGCAAGATCATCAACATCCCGCTTGAGGCGGGCTTCGACATGGAGCCGGGCAAGGACGGCGTGGCGCCGGTGGACCGCTTCAAGGGGGTCAAGCCGGACGACTTCGCTTCGGTCAAGCTCGATCCTTCCGAGATCGCCTATTCCAAGCAAAAAGGGACCGAGCGTTTCTGCAAAAATCTCGCGGCCGTCGTCGCCGACCTCGAGAAGATGCTTCCCGCAGGGTGTAACCTGCTCGTGGTGCACACCATGGCCGGCGGCATCCCGCGCGCCCGCGTCTTCATGCCGATCCTGAACAAGCTCTTCAAGGGACAGGGCGACCGCTTCCTCTCCTCCGAGTCGTTCTGGAACTCCGACATGGGGAAACTGTGCGACGCGAGCTTCAACGAGGTGACCGCGGATACCTTCCGCTACCTGATCGACGCGACCGCGGGTCTCAGGGAGAAGTTCCCGGTGACGTACGCGGCGTACGGCTACCACGGCACCGCGGTGCTCATCGACGGCGTCAGCACCTGGCAGTCCTACACCCCGTACCTGCAGGGGTGGGCCAAGATCCGCCTTGAGGACATCGCCATCGAGGCGTGGGAGAAGGGGGTCAAGGCGACCGTGTACAACTGTCCGGAAATACTCACCAACTCGAGCGCCCTTTTCCTCGGCGTCGAGAACTCGCTCTATCCCCTCATGGGCGCGCTCAGAAAGGAAGGAGTCGATTCGGTCGTCGCGGAGTGCCAGTCCCTGCTGTGCGAGGGTACTACCGTCGACCAGCTGCTGGAGATAGCCAACACCTACCTCACCTCCGAGCTCGTCACCAGCACCCGCGATTTCGACAGCTGGCCGCAGCACAACAGCCCCGCGCAGCAGGAGTACATGCTGAACACCTCGGCGGAGCTGATCGGCATGAACGCCGACCCGAAGGAGATCGTCTGCGCCGTCCTCTCACGCGCCGTGTTCACCGGCGTGGGCGCGCTCATGTTCAACAGCTCTTGGGAGCCGAAGGCGCCGGTCTTCTGGCTGAACCACGACATGATTGCCAAGGTCCTGGCGAAAAAGTAA
- a CDS encoding response regulator — protein sequence MDDDEMVRFVAGETLKRYGFEVEFANDGAQAVELYRERHQSGDAFAAVILDLNIPGGMGGQEAMKLLLDIDPDAKGYVSSGRTDDPVMMNYQTFGFSGTIEKPYFYLNKQLMEEFSKSLRGAE from the coding sequence ATGGACGACGACGAAATGGTGAGATTCGTCGCGGGCGAAACTCTCAAACGTTACGGTTTCGAAGTCGAGTTCGCGAATGACGGAGCGCAGGCCGTGGAACTGTACCGCGAACGGCACCAGTCAGGGGACGCCTTCGCAGCCGTCATCCTGGACCTCAATATTCCCGGTGGCATGGGTGGGCAGGAGGCGATGAAACTCCTGCTGGATATCGACCCGGACGCCAAGGGATACGTCTCAAGCGGCCGCACCGATGATCCGGTGATGATGAATTACCAGACCTTCGGCTTCAGCGGCACCATCGAAAAGCCCTACTTCTACCTGAACAAGCAACTCATGGAAGAGTTCAGCAAGAGCCTGCGCGGCGCCGAGTAA
- a CDS encoding TIGR03905 family TSCPD domain-containing protein, which yields MKVSYKTSGSCASRIDIEIEDGVIVSTRFVDGCAGNTQAVAALVRGMAVTEAIERLKGIACQGDTSCPDQLARALEQAQCSTIPS from the coding sequence ATGAAGGTAAGCTACAAGACTTCCGGGAGCTGCGCTTCCCGCATAGACATAGAGATCGAAGACGGCGTCATCGTCTCGACCCGCTTCGTGGACGGATGCGCCGGCAACACCCAGGCGGTGGCCGCACTCGTTCGCGGCATGGCGGTGACCGAGGCCATCGAGCGCCTCAAGGGGATCGCCTGCCAGGGCGATACATCCTGTCCGGATCAACTCGCCCGGGCACTGGAGCAGGCACAATGCAGCACCATCCCTTCCTAA
- a CDS encoding two-component system sensor histidine kinase NtrB — MAERLENYYANVVDSVGDGVIVLDNTGAVTLMNPAAEELAGVSKRQAMGNLFSDIFKDDAALNELVAKTVATGMSVADHENIVLKRSGRVTPVGTSTSPLLSSCGERIGTVVLLRDLTNVRELESAVRQADRLSSLGALAAGLAHEIKNPLGGIKGAAQLLEMEFPDNEDLREYVRVMLKEVHRVNLIVEELLGLASPGRLKLGKVNLHRVLSDIVLLQKNACEGKELYLQQYFDPSIPPILGDESLLTQLFLNLIKNAMEAVGTGGVVKVTSRVLADYAMTQKGERRARMVAIDISDNGPGIPPDVLKDMFTPFFTTKSQGTGLGLAICQKIVSEHRGMIRVDSDPARGTVFTVMLPLIQ, encoded by the coding sequence ATGGCTGAGCGGCTGGAGAACTATTACGCGAACGTGGTCGACAGTGTGGGCGACGGCGTTATCGTGCTGGACAACACCGGCGCGGTGACCCTCATGAACCCCGCTGCGGAGGAGCTGGCCGGCGTCTCGAAGCGCCAGGCCATGGGGAACCTGTTCAGCGATATCTTCAAGGATGACGCCGCCCTGAACGAACTGGTGGCGAAGACGGTCGCGACCGGGATGTCCGTCGCCGACCACGAGAACATAGTGCTGAAGCGCTCCGGGAGGGTGACCCCGGTAGGCACGAGCACCTCCCCGCTATTGAGTTCCTGCGGCGAGAGGATCGGCACGGTCGTTCTTTTGCGTGACCTGACCAACGTGCGGGAGCTGGAGAGCGCGGTGCGCCAGGCGGACCGTCTTTCCTCCCTCGGGGCCCTGGCCGCGGGACTTGCCCACGAGATCAAGAACCCCCTCGGCGGGATCAAGGGGGCGGCCCAGCTCTTGGAGATGGAGTTTCCCGACAACGAGGACCTGCGCGAATACGTGCGGGTCATGTTGAAGGAAGTGCATCGCGTCAACCTGATCGTCGAGGAGCTCCTGGGGCTTGCCTCGCCTGGGCGGCTCAAGCTCGGGAAGGTGAACCTGCATAGGGTGCTCTCCGATATCGTGCTGCTGCAGAAAAACGCCTGCGAGGGGAAGGAACTCTACCTGCAGCAGTATTTCGACCCGAGCATCCCCCCGATTCTGGGCGACGAGTCCCTGCTTACCCAGCTCTTCTTGAACCTGATCAAGAACGCGATGGAGGCTGTCGGAACCGGTGGCGTGGTAAAGGTAACGAGCCGTGTCCTTGCCGACTACGCCATGACCCAGAAGGGAGAGCGGCGTGCGCGCATGGTCGCCATCGACATCTCCGACAACGGCCCCGGGATTCCGCCGGACGTCCTGAAGGACATGTTCACCCCGTTTTTTACCACGAAGTCGCAGGGGACCGGTCTCGGACTTGCCATCTGCCAGAAAATCGTCTCCGAGCATCGGGGCATGATCCGTGTCGATTCCGACCCCGCGCGTGGCACCGTCTTCACCGTGATGCTGCCGCTCATTCAATGA
- the dnaB gene encoding replicative DNA helicase, which translates to MNQADMRKLPPQSIEAEMSILGGILVDNEAINRVLEVLTPDELYRESHRKIMRAMIELNERNEPCDLITLTTILRKKGELDEVGGGAYLATLVDFVPMAANISYYCKIVKEKFITRKLITAATDIVSQGFEDKVEVESLLDTAQKVIFEIGENKLKPSYYKVSDILKDTIKNIELLYEKKELVTGVPTGYTDLDKLTAGFHAGDLVIIAGRPAMGKTTFALNVAQYASVDADKKYPAAIFSLEMPKEQLVERLLCSAARVDLTRLRSGHLQENDWPKLIKGAGLLHNSKIFIDDTPSISVMELRSKARRLKAEHDIGIIVIDYLQLMRGGANSESRQQEISEISRSLKGLAKELSIPVIALSQLNRGLEQRTDKRPMMSDLRESGAIEQDADIIMFVYRGEVYDKENEDLKGKAEIIIGKHRSGPIGTVDLAFRGEFTRFDNLSNREEY; encoded by the coding sequence ATGAACCAAGCTGACATGAGAAAACTGCCGCCCCAGAGCATCGAAGCCGAGATGTCCATCCTGGGTGGCATCCTGGTGGACAACGAGGCGATAAACCGCGTGCTCGAGGTGCTCACCCCGGACGAGCTGTACCGGGAGAGCCACCGGAAGATCATGCGCGCCATGATCGAGCTTAACGAGCGAAACGAACCGTGTGACCTGATCACGCTCACCACGATCCTCCGCAAGAAGGGGGAGCTCGACGAGGTAGGGGGCGGCGCTTATCTCGCCACGCTGGTCGACTTCGTCCCGATGGCGGCGAACATCTCCTACTACTGCAAGATCGTGAAGGAGAAGTTCATCACGCGCAAGCTCATCACCGCGGCGACCGACATCGTGAGCCAGGGGTTCGAGGACAAAGTCGAGGTAGAGAGCCTCCTCGACACGGCGCAGAAGGTGATCTTCGAGATCGGCGAGAACAAGCTGAAGCCTTCCTACTACAAGGTCAGCGACATCCTAAAGGACACCATCAAGAACATCGAGCTTCTGTACGAGAAGAAGGAGCTCGTCACCGGCGTCCCGACCGGCTACACCGACCTCGACAAGCTGACCGCCGGTTTCCATGCCGGCGACCTCGTCATCATCGCGGGGCGCCCGGCTATGGGCAAGACCACCTTCGCCCTGAACGTCGCCCAGTACGCGTCGGTGGACGCGGACAAGAAGTACCCGGCCGCCATCTTCTCCCTGGAGATGCCCAAGGAGCAGCTGGTGGAGAGGCTTTTGTGCTCGGCCGCGCGCGTCGACCTCACCCGTTTGCGCTCCGGGCACCTGCAGGAGAACGACTGGCCCAAGCTGATCAAAGGGGCCGGCCTCTTGCACAACTCCAAGATCTTCATCGACGACACGCCTTCCATCTCGGTCATGGAGCTCCGCTCCAAGGCGCGGCGACTCAAGGCCGAGCACGATATCGGCATCATCGTGATCGACTACCTGCAGCTCATGCGCGGCGGCGCCAACAGCGAATCGAGGCAGCAGGAGATATCGGAGATATCCCGCTCGCTCAAGGGTCTCGCCAAGGAGCTTAGCATCCCGGTGATCGCCCTTTCGCAGCTGAACCGCGGCCTGGAGCAAAGAACCGACAAGCGCCCGATGATGAGCGACTTGAGGGAGTCGGGCGCCATCGAGCAGGACGCCGACATCATCATGTTCGTCTACCGTGGCGAGGTCTACGACAAGGAGAACGAGGACCTGAAGGGTAAGGCGGAGATCATCATCGGCAAGCACAGAAGCGGCCCGATCGGCACGGTCGATCTCGCCTTCCGCGGCGAGTTCACCCGCTTCGACAATCTAAGCAACAGGGAAGAATATTAG
- the dusB gene encoding tRNA dihydrouridine synthase DusB: MQKTVAIGSLTLKNRVFLAPMAGITNLPMRIIARGEGASLTFTEMVSVNGLTREGQKSFELLKTTPEDRPIGMQLFGDEPEMLAEAARLVEGYGELIDINMGCPVKKVVGTGAGSALMKDPLKVARIVKSVRKATALPFTIKIRTGWVCGDDTFLEVGRIAQEEGCDAITLHPRSRAQMFEGTANWDKIGELKSAVTIPVIGSGDLFSADDVVRMLDKTGCDAVMVARGAMGNPWLFREALALLAGEEPVPPTVAERLALARRHFELFAEFAGGRVALMEMRKHLSWYSKGLPGAAQFRAAVNRIESAAELVGAMEEFFNG; the protein is encoded by the coding sequence ATGCAAAAGACGGTGGCCATCGGCTCCCTTACCTTGAAGAATCGGGTATTTCTGGCCCCAATGGCCGGTATCACCAACCTTCCCATGCGCATCATCGCGCGCGGGGAGGGGGCTTCGCTCACCTTCACCGAGATGGTGAGCGTGAACGGCCTGACCCGTGAAGGGCAAAAGAGTTTCGAGCTGTTGAAGACCACACCCGAAGACCGTCCCATCGGGATGCAGCTCTTCGGGGACGAACCGGAGATGCTGGCCGAGGCCGCGCGTCTGGTCGAGGGGTACGGCGAGCTGATCGACATCAACATGGGGTGTCCGGTCAAGAAGGTCGTCGGTACCGGTGCCGGCAGCGCGCTCATGAAGGACCCGCTCAAGGTGGCGCGCATCGTAAAAAGCGTGCGCAAGGCGACCGCGCTTCCCTTCACCATCAAGATCCGCACCGGCTGGGTCTGCGGCGATGACACCTTCCTCGAGGTTGGCAGGATCGCCCAGGAAGAGGGTTGCGACGCCATCACCCTCCATCCTAGAAGCCGGGCCCAGATGTTCGAGGGAACAGCCAACTGGGACAAGATCGGCGAGCTTAAGAGCGCCGTTACCATCCCGGTGATCGGCAGCGGCGACCTCTTCAGCGCGGACGATGTGGTCCGCATGCTTGATAAGACCGGCTGCGATGCGGTCATGGTGGCTCGCGGTGCCATGGGAAACCCGTGGCTCTTCCGCGAGGCGCTGGCCCTTTTGGCAGGTGAGGAGCCGGTGCCGCCGACGGTGGCGGAACGTCTCGCGCTGGCCCGTAGGCACTTTGAACTCTTCGCCGAGTTCGCAGGGGGCAGAGTGGCCCTGATGGAGATGCGCAAGCATCTGTCGTGGTACTCCAAGGGGCTTCCGGGCGCCGCGCAGTTTCGTGCTGCGGTGAACCGGATCGAAAGTGCTGCCGAACTTGTCGGGGCGATGGAGGAGTTCTTTAATGGCTGA
- a CDS encoding SIR2 family NAD-dependent protein deacylase, which produces MRGDLAAAFSEGAALLAAAQALVVTAGAGMGVDSGLPDFRGDTGFWRAYPLYERLGISFVDAANPDHFEHDPAFGWGFYGHRTNLYRDTIPHTGFTLLLEWAARYRLDFFVATSNVDGQFQKAGFAEESILEFHGSIHHLQCTRPCSERIWDNRETFRIDEATMRSDHVPLCPRCGSAARPNILMFGDYAWVGERTRRQEERFRQFLSSQSGKRIVVVELGAGTAIPTVRAASERIGALSGARVIRINPREPQIQRPHLSLPCGALEGLSGIEDALSGARG; this is translated from the coding sequence GTGAGAGGCGATCTCGCCGCAGCCTTTAGTGAGGGTGCCGCGCTGCTCGCCGCCGCCCAGGCCTTGGTGGTAACCGCCGGGGCCGGCATGGGAGTCGATTCCGGCCTCCCTGATTTCCGGGGGGACACCGGCTTCTGGCGCGCCTACCCACTTTACGAAAGGCTCGGCATCAGTTTCGTTGACGCCGCCAACCCCGATCACTTCGAACACGATCCCGCCTTCGGATGGGGCTTTTACGGGCACCGCACCAATCTCTATCGGGATACCATTCCCCACACCGGGTTCACACTGCTCCTCGAATGGGCCGCACGTTACCGGCTCGATTTCTTCGTTGCCACCTCCAACGTGGACGGGCAGTTCCAGAAGGCGGGCTTTGCCGAAGAGAGCATCCTGGAATTCCACGGCTCCATCCACCACCTGCAGTGCACCCGTCCCTGCTCGGAGCGCATCTGGGACAACCGCGAGACCTTCCGCATCGACGAAGCGACCATGCGTTCGGACCACGTCCCGCTTTGCCCCCGCTGCGGCAGCGCCGCGCGCCCGAACATCCTCATGTTCGGCGACTACGCCTGGGTAGGGGAGCGCACGAGACGCCAAGAGGAGCGCTTCCGTCAGTTTCTCTCCAGCCAGTCGGGAAAGCGCATCGTCGTCGTGGAACTGGGCGCCGGTACCGCGATCCCCACCGTACGCGCCGCGAGCGAGCGGATCGGCGCGCTTTCCGGCGCACGCGTCATCCGCATCAACCCGCGCGAGCCGCAGATCCAAAGACCTCACCTCTCTCTTCCCTGCGGGGCGCTCGAAGGGCTCTCCGGTATCGAGGATGCGCTGAGCGGCGCACGCGGCTGA